AATTCATCAACCGCAGCGCCCCCTCCAGCGGGCTCGTCCAGTGAATCCCCTGCCCCACCGGATTCTTCTCAATCCAATCGTGCATCCACATCTGGGCCGTCTTTAGCGACACCAGCTCGCCATTCAGCCACGCATCCTGCGCCAGCCGCACCATCTCACTCCACCGCGCGATCTCCCATGCGCAGCGAGCATCCGCACCACCCTCCAGATGCCGGTAATCCTTCACCGTCATCGGAATCGCCACGCCATGCACTCCATCGCGGCTCCATACTGGCGGGCGGTTCACCTGCGCCTCCTTCCAGACGAGCAGCAGCAATCGCCACTCCATAATCCGCACCGCATCCGCCCGCACGGCCTCACGCAGCACCGCCGGAGCACTCTCCTTCACCGGCAGCTTCAAAGAAGACTCACACACCGCCCCGAGCGGAAACATCTCCCAGCCCTTCTTCGCGAGCGGCACCGCCGCCTCCACCGCCTTCGCCCGCACACGGCCCGCGATCTCCCCTAGCGGCATCGCGCGGAGCCGGTGGTAGAGCCAGTGTAGTTTCGAGAGAGCTTTCATGTTCGACATGGATTGACACCTTGAGCGCCAACCCGTTAAGTTCCTAATTCTTCAATGCCAAAACTGTATTTCCCCAATTTGAACGGCCTCCGTTTTCTCGCGGCACTCGGGGTCATCATTCATCATGTGGAGCAGTTTAAATCCGAAGTCGGCCTTCCTAGTGCACTTGGCAGTAACACGATCACCTTATTAGGAAAAGGCGGCGTCTATTTGTTTTTCGTCCTCAGCGGTTTTTTGATCACCTACTTGCTGTTAGAGGAAGAAACCAAAACCGGCACCATCTCCGTCAGACACTTTTACGTGCGGCGAATTCTGCGCACATGGCCATTGTACTTTTTGGTCGTAGCCCTAGCGCTCTTTGTCTGGCCAGTATTCTTTCCCATCATCGCAGGAGAGCACACCTCCGCTATTCGCCATTCCATCGCAGGACTCGCCTGCTATGCCTTGTTGCTGCCCAATCTGGCTGCCATTTTTCTTCATCCACTGCCTTTTGCAGGCCAGACTTGGTCCATCGGCGTCGAAGAACAATTCTACCTCGTCTGGCCCGTGCTGATGAAGTACTTCAAACGCAGAATCTGGATCATTCTCGGCATCTGCGTTGGCTACGGCCTCTTATTCCACGGCTTTTTCAGTTGTCTGAGCACGCAAAGTGCTTCGACCATCGATAGCCTCATGCCACTGGCCAAATTCATGGTGACATTTCGCATCGATGCCCTGGCCTTTGGCAGCCTAGCAGCTTGGCTACTGCATACCAATCACCCTTTTCTAAAATACCTGCGAAGCCCTTCCGCATACCTCATCTCCACGGGGATCGCAGCTTGGCTTTTCTTGCGCAGCGAAAAGGCACCTAGCTATTACCCTATCGCCCTCTCCATCTGCTTCGCCGTGATCCTTCTCAACATCGTCCAAGATCGCCGCGCATCGCTTTTCCTGGAAACCAGGGTGATGAACTACCTCGGACGCATCTCCTACGGCATCTACATGTGGCATCCGGTGGCGATCGTCTCGGCCTTCACCTCGGTCAAAGCCGCGCCATTCTCGCCCTGGATTCATTACCCGCTCACGCTAGCGCTGACCGTGGCCATCGCCGCTTTTTCGTATCACTTCTTTGAGGGTATCTTCATCCGCCAAAAATCACTCTTTGCCAAAGTCGCCAGCAGTGACTCACGCAGCTAAAGCCCGCTCATACGTCCGCAGGATCTGCTCCACCGACTTCTCCCAGCACAGCTCTGTTGTCAGTCGTTCGTAGCCGATCCTCCCCATGCGCTCACGCACGGCTGGGTCGTCGAGCATTTCCAGAATGGTATCGCCCAGCTTCTCCGCGCTGTTTTCCATCACATACCGCGCTGCGTCGCCAGCGCTGAACATGCCCTCGCGCGTGCCAAACATTACCTGCGCCTTGCCGAAGGCCATGTACTCCAGCGTCTTGTTCATCGTGCAGTGGTCGTTGTAGTCATTGATCGGGTCACAGGCCACGCCGAGGTCCATCGTCTTCAAACCGGAGAACAAAAACTCATTCGAAACACGCCCCGGCATGTCCACGAAGGCCCCGAGGCCCATCGCATCCCGCTGCTTCACCAAATCCGCATGCTCCGGGCCGCTGCCCATCAGTAGGAACTGCACATCCTCGCGCTTCCGCGTTTGCACGATGTGTTTGGCGGCCTCGATCAGGTAATTCACGCCGTCCGCATTTCCCATCACGCCGATGTAACCCACGAGGTACTTTCTTCCCTTCTTCAAAGCCGCGTCTTCCGGCAAACTCGTGTTCAGCTTGTTCGGTGCCGTGCGCACCACGAAGACTTCATCATCCGCTTTCCGTCCGCGCTGCTTCACGGCGGCCAGCACGCTCTGATTCGTCGCCATCACCGCATCCGCCAGCGCCAACGTGCCGCGTTCCGCCGCGCGCACCGCCCAGTACATGAGCCCGCGCTTGCCGAACTTCGCCTCAAACATCTCCGGCCACAAATCGTGCACGTCAAAGATCACGCGCACGCCCGCCAGCAGCTTGAACGGCAGCGCCACCAGGAACAGCAAGTCCGGCGGATTGCACAAATGGATCACATCAAAGCCCTTCGTCCGCCACGCCTTCACCGCGCAGCACAGCTCGCCCCACAGCGCCGAAGCATACTCCGCAATAAAACCCCTTCACGCCCTTCGCCTCGCCGCTGATCCAGTGCCGGTAGATCGTGATCCCCTCCAGCACCTCAAACGGCGCCGTGTAGCCGCGCATCTGCGGACAAATTACCGTCACATCATGCCCCGCATCCCGCAACGCACACGCCTCCTGCCAAACACGCCGGTCCAGCGGCACGGGGAGATTTTCGACGATGATGAGAATGCGCATGAAGAGAGTGTTTGGATCAATTTTCCCAAAGCCTGCCGCGCCAATAATCCGGCCTGCGTTTGTGGTGTGACACTGCGTAGATAGTCACTGTTTCTTGCTCCGCTTCGTGCTGGTAAAACAGGTAATAGGGAAACCGTTTCATGCGGAAGATGTGGACTCTTTGCCCGACCCTCTGATACCGCTCGGGATCCTTGGCGATGTCACTCAAAGCTACCTGAACTGCCGCCACAAACTGCCTGCCTAGCCCAAAGCGATCTTCCGAGTACTGCGCCGCCTCCTGGTACTCAATCCAAGCTTCCTCTTCGAACCGAACGTTCATGCACGAAGCTTCAAGCTGTCCAAAACACGCTGATGCGCCTCTTCGGCAGGAATCAAACGAGAAGCCCCTGTTCGCACATTCTCCATCCTCCGCGCCATCACTTCCATCTGCTGACTGATAAACTCCGGTGAAGGCTCCGAACGCTCCAAAACAGCCTCCACGAGTTCGATCCGCGACTCGGTCGGCAAAAGCAGGGCTTCGTTCAGGAGATGGGCTGCAGCTGCACTCATGAAGTTAAGTGTATCGTTTTTCTGCCCAGCTCAAGAAGCTTTTGAGGATAGTTTCCAGCATCATAGGCCCTCCAAACTCATTCAAACCCCTCACCAGCACAGCCCCTCATACTTCCACGCCCCATTCTTCAAATCGGGCCAGCCATTCACATCGATGACCGTCTGCTCCGCCCTCGCGGATGACACGATCTCATCCAACCGCGCACAGCGCTGGCTGGCGACGATGATTTCGCTGCCTTAGATGACCTCGCGCGGGCTTTGGCGCAGCAAACTCGCGAGGTGCGGCATGCGGCGCTGGATTTCGTTCGCGTTCGCACCGATCAGGCGGGCGAGATTGAGCTGAGGATCGTAAATGGAGAGCTCGTAGCCGCGACCAAGCAGCGTTTCGGCCACGGCGACCATCGGACTGCCGCGCAGGTCATCCGTGTCCGCTTTGAAGGCGAGCCCGAGCAGGCCGATGCGGCGCTTCTCTTTGCCGAGGATGAGTTTGATGAGCTGATCGAGGTGCGCGTGGTTCGTATCGAGCGTGTTCTCCAGCAGCGGCAGGCTGATGCCCTCCATGCGAGCAAAGACTTCAACGCACTCACATCCTTCGGCAAACACGAGCCGCCAAACGGATTCCCCGGTCGCATGTAATACGACGAGATGTTCAGCTTCGTGTCCGCGCACACCACCTCCATCACGCGGGAACCGTCTTCACCGAGGTGCTTGCACACGCGGCCGATCTCATTCGCAAAGCCGACCTTCAATGCGTGGAAGTAATTGCAGGCGTATTTGATCGTCTCCGCACCTTCCAGGCCAGCACGGCCGGTTTTCCGCCAAGAAGCCGCGCTTCGTCGCTTTGCGGCGGCTGACCATCGTGCGTGCCGACAACGGCGAGCGAAGGCTCGCGGAAATCCTTCACCGCCGTGCCTTCGCGCAAAAACTCCGGGCAGTAGTAGATGCGTACTTTGCCCGCCGCCCGCAGCGGCTCGAAAAAGTCGCGCACCATGACGCGCGTGCTGCCCGGCAGCATCGTGGAGCGAAAGATCAGCACATGCGGCCGCTCCTTCTTCGCGATCGCGTCCGCGATCTGCTGCGAAACCTTACGCACAAAGTCCAGATTCAGTCTTCCCGACTCCAGCGATGGCGTGCCCACGCACACGATGCTCACCTCGCTCGCCTCCACGGCCTCCGCCGCATCCGTCGTGGCCCGCAGCCGGTTCTCACGCCGTGCACGACGCAACAAGTCATCCAGCTCCGGCTCGATGATGGGCGAGGCGCCGCTGTTGAAGGCATCCACCTTCCCCTGCTGCACATCCGCACCGATGATCGTGTGCCCTTGATCCGCAAGACAACCCGCCGTGACCGCGCCGACATAACCGAGACCGAAGATAGAGACATTCATGATGAGAAAGAGAGATTTGAGTGTTTGCGAGGACGCGAAATGACGAATGCAGAATTCCGAATGACGAAATAAACCCGAATGTAGAGGCGCCGCTGTGGCTTAGCGTAGCTCCAAGATTCTCTGACCAGATTCGAGTGCGGATTGGATGGCAGGCCAGTTTTGATCGAGCATCGTCAAAAGATGCTGTGTGCGGCAGTTGCCGACTCGTAGCCAGAGCAGGCTTCCTGGGTCATTGGGCCGGGTGGCGAGGATGAAAAAGTCTTCGTCTTTGCTCACGACGACACGGTTTTCGTGGATGGCTTCCTGCCAGAGCTGACGGTCATCGGTTTGACCTTGTCCGCGTTCGAGCACGTGCTCGGCATCGTGTCCTTTCTGGCGCAGCCAGTGGGCAAGCGCCTTCGGGAGCTGGTTATCGACAAGAAATTTCACGCAGCAATGGCGAGCACGGTATGATCCGTCTGCCGCGAGGCATAGCTAATCGCCGCGCGAATGTCATCCAGCTCCAAGAAGTCGTAATCGGCCAGGATTTCGTCATGACTGGCTCCTGCGGCCAGCAAATCGAGAATGTCACTCACCCGGATGCGATAACCGCGAATGCACGGCCTCCCGCCACATTTGCCGGGTTCTATGGTGATGCGACTTAGAAGGTTCATGAGCTAAGATGAGTCTGGGTTGACGTGAAGCAAGCGTTGGGTGACTCGAATTTGCCGCAGAGACGGAAAGGGTTTGAGGTTATGGAGCTAATCTGGATGAACGATGCTGCCCAATAGCAAACAATAGTGGCAGGAACGATAAAGCCGGGATGATGCAGTTACTCCCATTGAACTGCGGAGGCATGTGGATCTGGTTACCAGACATGAATGGAAGCATTGCGGCCAAAACTGCGATGAAAGCCCATGCAAACATCATCCTAGTCAACCAAGACAACGTGGGTGCCTGTGCCAACCACTCTAGCCATGCAAAACCAATACCTACCAACGGCAAACTAAACCACCTCTGCCATGAGTGATGCAAAGCCACCGAGGCGATCCATTTCGTCATTCGCGGTCTTTTCTCCCACACGATGCTATATTCATCACAGAGATCGTTCAGTTGAGAAACAACCGTCCACACGATTGAAAACAGGAGCAACATGCTAAACCCTGTAATGAGCGACTTGAGGATTCTAGCCATTGAACAATTTAAGGAATTTCGACATTTATGGCAAAGCAAACGTGCTTCACAGAGAGACCATCCGCGCTTCCCGGATGCTCCGCAGCACCGCAAACGTCAGTGCCATGCTTTGCCGTGACTGCGCATAGGGCAGCGGGTGTTCGCTTTGTCCGTTCAAATAGCCGCTCCAGGCGGCCATTTCCTCAGCGTGGCCTTTGCTGGTGTATTTGAGGGTCTGCTGCTTGCGGCTTTTCCAGATGCTGAGCCTTCGCCGAAGTTCTCGCAGTCGAGGATGAGGCCGGGGGCGAAGGCGCGGAGGGTTTCTTTGGGGAAGCTGCTGTCACCTTCGGCGGTGTAGATGAGCTGGAAGGTGTGGCCGTTTTCAAACTCGACCTGCGCGGCGGCGGTGTCGGGGCCTAGTGGCTGGGCGCTGACGCGTTTGGGTGTGCCAAGCAGGTAACACGCGAGATCGAGCATGTGACAGGCTTCGCCGAGCACGCGGCCACCGCTCTCCTCGACATTCGCATACCAGTGATCCGGGGCCAAAACGCCCGCGCAGACGTGGTAGGCGAGCGATTTGACGCCTGGAGCCGCATCGAGCCGTTTTTTCATTTCGAGCGTCGCAGGCGCAAAACGTCGATTGAAGCCCACCATGACACTTCCGGCTGTTTGGGCCATTTCCGCGTCGATTTCGGCCAATTCGCACTCCGTGAGGCAGAGTGGTTTTTCGACAAATACCTGCTTTCCGGCCTTCAAAGCGGAAATCACCTGCGCCGCGTGCAAATGATGCCGCGTGCCGATCAAAACAGCCTTTCCCGTGGCTTTGGAGGCATCCGTCTCCGCTTCCGCAAAGCCAAACTTTTCCTTCACATGCCGCGCGGAGAGCCCCGTGCCATTCACGATGGTCCCGAACGGAATTTTGCCCTTCAAGTGAGGCAGCAGCATCGTGCGGGCGAAGTTTCCGGCGCCGATGACGTCGAGGGACGAACACGCGGAAGACAAAGTGCTTAGTGCGGAGTGTTTAGTGCTTAGTTTTGCCTCTGCATTCTCCGACTGAGCACTAATCACTGAGCACTGAGCACTTTCATATTCGACCACGATCCCCACGGCGTCTGCGAGCTGGTCATAGGCTGTCGTAATCTCGCTGAAAGCGATCCGCTTCGTCGTCACGGGGCGCAGATCGAGCTGACCCGCGCGCATGAGTTCGAGGCAGGCTTCAAAGTTGCGGTTCTCCGTTCAGCGGACGTCGCCCATGCCGTAATCGCGGCCGCCCCATTCATACTCCGGATCGTAACGGCCGGGGCCGTAGCTATGGCTGTATTTGACCGTGATGTCCTTCATGTAGGCCGTCTTCCAGGACAGCTCGGCATCGTGCATGCCGACGATGACCATCGTGCCGCGATCCCGCAGGCAGTTGATCACGGTTTGCGAAACAGAGCCGCCTTTGCCGCCGATGCACACGAGCACGGCATCCACGCCGACGCCATCCGTCCATTCGCGCACGGCGTTTTCGACGCCGGTGGTGACGACACGCTCCGCGCCCATCGCGGTGGCGACTTGGAGCCTTCCTTCGTTCAAGTCGGTGGCCATCACGCGTGCGCCTGCGCTTCTGAGCAAGCTCGTGGCGAGCAAACCGATCAATCCTTGGCCAATGACGAGCACGCGCTCGCCCAACCGCACGCCGGACTGGCGCACGCCTTCGAGCGAGATGGAGGCGAGCGTCGTAAGCCGCCTGCCAGTCTTCCACACCATCGGGAATCTTCGCCGCGAGCAAATCGGGCACGCCGAGCATCTCCGCATGGTGAGCACACTCCGCGCCGCCACACGCGACGCGGTCGCCGATGCGGAATCGCGGATTCGCCTCATCCACCGCGACGACGACACCTGCTGCTGAGTAGCCGAGCGGCGTCGGCGACTCCAAACGATTGCGCACCTTTTCCAAAGCCGCCTTCCAGCCGAGCGTGCGTGCGGTATCGAGCACCTTGCGCACCTGATCCGGCCGAGCGCGGGCTTTTTCGAGCAAGGACATGCGTGCTTGATCGACCTTCATCTTCTCCGTGCCCGGCGAGATGACCGTGCACGTCGTGCGCACGACGATCCCACCCGGCGGAGGCACCGGCACGGCAACCTCCTGTAGTTCAAGGCGTCCGTCTTGGTATTGAGCGAGTTGTTTCATGGGGGAAGCGGAGAGTGTAGGGCTGAGAGCGGAGAGTTTTTGTGTCGTCTTCTACTCCTTCTCGTTTTGAGTGTGGCGAATGATCCCATCTACATTTCTCTGCCGGAAAATAGATTGAGGTAGAAGTTTATTCTGCAGACTTGTTCCAAAAAGGCACTCGTTAATAAATGCCCTTATCTCTCCATCTTCCTTGATCTGCATTTGTGCTGAGTGCTCAAAAAAGTTGATCTCCCTGACCTCCCCGGCAACGAGTACTTCGAATCCAAAATCCTCCATGGAGATGTCGTGGTGCTGCCAGTGATCGATGATTTGGATATTCGGCAACGCTCGAATGATCCGCTGTATTGGTTGAACTTGCCGTAGAACCCGAACTCGAACCATGGCGCATCGAACGGCCCCAATGCGTAACACCAGAGTGCAGCAATGGATAAGATGCCGATCATGATGAAGCCTGCGACGAAACGAATGGAGTTTTCTCATGGAATAGGACTTCTGACTCGCGTCAGCGTCGTGGAGTGCGGTGGCAAGCCTTGGCGCGACACCGCTGTCGCGTGCTGGACGGTGCTCTAAGGACTCAGGGCGTTCTTCCCGCACTCGACAGCGGCGTCGCCGCTGCCGGATGGCTCCGGCATCTCTGCCGCACGCACTCCACGACGCTGGCGCGGGTTTTCGAGAGTTTGCATGTGAAGTGCGGAGTTCATGGGTTGTGGCGGAGCGCTTTGATCGAGGACGAGTTCGAGTAGGAGAACGAGGACGAGGACGAAATCAAAGCGTCACAGGACCGCTCGGCGTTTTATCCAGGAAGGTGCGGTGCCACAGTTCGGTGGTGAGGAGTGTCCAGAGCCACATGCTGTGATCCTCGCGGCCGGCACGGTCGTCTTCGATCATGCGGCGGACGACTTTGGCTTCGTGGAGGCCGCG
This genomic stretch from Verrucomicrobiaceae bacterium harbors:
- a CDS encoding acyltransferase, encoding MPKLYFPNLNGLRFLAALGVIIHHVEQFKSEVGLPSALGSNTITLLGKGGVYLFFVLSGFLITYLLLEEETKTGTISVRHFYVRRILRTWPLYFLVVALALFVWPVFFPIIAGEHTSAIRHSIAGLACYALLLPNLAAIFLHPLPFAGQTWSIGVEEQFYLVWPVLMKYFKRRIWIILGICVGYGLLFHGFFSCLSTQSASTIDSLMPLAKFMVTFRIDALAFGSLAAWLLHTNHPFLKYLRSPSAYLISTGIAAWLFLRSEKAPSYYPIALSICFAVILLNIVQDRRASLFLETRVMNYLGRISYGIYMWHPVAIVSAFTSVKAAPFSPWIHYPLTLALTVAIAAFSYHFFEGIFIRQKSLFAKVASSDSRS
- a CDS encoding glycosyltransferase family 4 protein, which gives rise to MKAWRTKGFDVIHLCNPPDLLFLVALPFKLLAGVRVIFDVHDLWPEMFEAKFGKRGLMYWAVRAAERGTLALADAVMATNQSVLAAVKQRGRKADDEVFVVRTAPNKLNTSLPEDAALKKGRKYLVGYIGVMGNADGVNYLIEAAKHIVQTRKREDVQFLLMGSGPEHADLVKQRDAMGLGAFVDMPGRVSNEFLFSGLKTMDLGVACDPINDYNDHCTMNKTLEYMAFGKAQVMFGTREGMFSAGDAARYVMENSAEKLGDTILEMLDDPAVRERMGRIGYERLTTELCWEKSVEQILRTYERALAA
- a CDS encoding type II toxin-antitoxin system RelE/ParE family toxin yields the protein MNVRFEEEAWIEYQEAAQYSEDRFGLGRQFVAAVQVALSDIAKDPERYQRVGQRVHIFRMKRFPYYLFYQHEAEQETVTIYAVSHHKRRPDYWRGRLWEN
- a CDS encoding addiction module protein yields the protein MSAAAAHLLNEALLLPTESRIELVEAVLERSEPSPEFISQQMEVMARRMENVRTGASRLIPAEEAHQRVLDSLKLRA
- a CDS encoding DUF5615 family PIN-like protein; its protein translation is MKFLVDNQLPKALAHWLRQKGHDAEHVLERGQGQTDDRQLWQEAIHENRVVVSKDEDFFILATRPNDPGSLLWLRVGNCRTQHLLTMLDQNWPAIQSALESGQRILELR
- a CDS encoding DUF433 domain-containing protein, translated to MNLLSRITIEPGKCGGRPCIRGYRIRVSDILDLLAAGASHDEILADYDFLELDDIRAAISYASRQTDHTVLAIAA
- a CDS encoding Gfo/Idh/MocA family oxidoreductase; this translates as MRAGQLDLRPVTTKRIAFSEITTAYDQLADAVGIVVEYESAQCSVISAQSENAEAKLSTKHSALSTLSSACSSLDVIGAGNFARTMLLPHLKGKIPFGTIVNGTGLSARHVKEKFGFAEAETDASKATGKAVLIGTRHHLHAAQVISALKAGKQVFVEKPLCLTECELAEIDAEMAQTAGSVMVGFNRRFAPATLEMKKRLDAAPGVKSLAYHVCAGVLAPDHWYANVEESGGRVLGEACHMLDLACYLLGTPKRVSAQPLGPDTAAAQVEFENGHTFQLIYTAEGDSSFPKETLRAFAPGLILDCENFGEGSASGKAASSRPSNTPAKATLRKWPPGAAI
- a CDS encoding zinc-binding dehydrogenase, translated to MLRSAGARVMATDLNEGRLQVATAMGAERVVTTGVENAVREWTDGVGVDAVLVCIGGKGGSVSQTVINCLRDRGTMVIVGMHDAELSWKTAYMKDITVKYSHSYGPGRYDPEYEWGGRDYGMGDVR